In Phalacrocorax aristotelis chromosome 6, bGulAri2.1, whole genome shotgun sequence, one DNA window encodes the following:
- the LRRC40 gene encoding leucine-rich repeat-containing protein 40 translates to MAAAARSRAAAAGDPRAGFRRPAAEAGPAVPQGLLRAARKSGQLNLSGRSLSEVPQHVWRINLDTPEEAHQNLSFGAADRWWEQTDLTKLILASNKLQCLSDDVKLLPALTVLDVHDNQLTSLPSALGQLENLQKLDVSHNKLKSIPEELMQLSNLKSLLLHHNELSRLPDGFGQLVNLEELDLSNNHLTDIPTSFALLINLVRLNLACNQLKSLPADISAMRSLRQLDCTKNYLETVPSKLATMASLEQLYLRKNKLRSLPELPSCKLLKELHAGENQIEILNAENLKHLNSLSVLELRDNKIKSVPDEITLLQKLERLDLANNDISRLPYTLGNLPQLKFLALEGNPLRTIRRDLLQKGTQELLKYLRSRMQDDVTSPNGEPPATAMTLPSESRINMHAITSLKLLEYSEKQAAMIPDEMFDAVRSNPVATVNFSKNQLNEIPPRIVELKDAVCDVNLGFNKISSISLELCMLHKLTHLDIRNNFLTSLPEEMEALTRLQIINLSFNRFKVFPNVLYHMVALETILLSNNQVGSIDPLQLKKMDKLGTLDLQNNDLLQVPPELGNCETLRTLLLEGNPFRTPRAAILAKGTAAVLEYLRSRIPT, encoded by the exons ATGGCTGCGGCGGCGCGAAGCAGGGCGGCGGCTGCGGGAGACCCCCGCGCTGGGTTTAGGCGGCCGGCGGCGGAGGCGGGCCCCGCCGTGCCGCAGGGGCTGCTCCGGGCGGCGCGGAAGAGCGGGCAGTTAAACCTGTCGGGCCGGAGCCTCAGCGAGG TGCCTCAACATGTATGGCGGATAAATTTGGATACTCCAGAGGAAGCCCATCAGAATCTCTCTTTTGGTGCTGCGGATCGTTGGTGGGAGCAAACAGATCTGACCAAGCTGATACTCGCCTCAAACAAACTGCAGTGTCTTTCAGATGATGTCAAACTTCTGCCTGCGCTCACTGTTCTGGAT GTGCATGATAATCAACTGACATCGCTTCCTTCTGCTTTAGGACAATTAGAAAATCTTCAGAAACTTGATGTCAG CCACAACAAACTGAAAAGTATCCCGGAAGAATTGATGCAGTTGTCAAATTTGAAGAGCCTTCTTCTTCATCACAATGAGCTGAGTCGCTTGCCGGATGGATTTGGACAGCTTGTCAATTTAGAAGAATTA gATCTGTCCAACAACCATCTCACAGACATTCCAACaagttttgctttgctcatTAACTTAGTGCGACTCAATTTGGCTTGTAATCAACTCAAGAGCCTGCCTGCAGATATCAGTGCGATGAGAA GCTTAAGACAATTGGATTGTACAAAAAACTACCTGGAAACTGTACCTTCTAAATTAGCGACTATGGCATCTTTGGAACAACTTtatctgagaaaaaataaattacgTTCCTTACCAGAACTTCCCTCATGCAAATTACTGAAG gaATTACATGCTGGTGAAAATCAGattgaaatattaaatgcaGAGAATCTGAAGCATCTGAACTCCCTCTCTGTATTGGAACTTAGGGACAACAAGATAAAATCAGTTCCTGATGAAATTACTCTGCTTCAGAAGCTGGAGCGACTCGACCTCGCCAACAATGATATCAGTAG ATTACCTTACACATTGGGGAACCTTCCTCAGCTGAAATTCCTGGCATTAGAGGGAAATCCTTTGAGAACCATTCGAAGAGACCTTCTGCAA aaaggcaCCCAGgaacttctgaaatatttaagaagcAGAATGCAAG ATGATGTAACTAGCCCAAATGGAGAGCCTCCTGCGACAGCCATGACTCTTCCAAGTGAGTCAAGGATTAACATGCATGCCATAACTTCACTAAAATTACTGGAATATAG TGAGAAACAGGCAGCCATGATTCCTGATGAAATGTTCGATGCAGTCAGAAGCAATCCTGTTGCCACTGTCAACTTCAGCAAAAATCAGCTGAATGAAATTCCTCCAAG GATCGTGGAGCTGAAAGATGCGGTTTGTGATGTCAACCTTGGCTTCAATAAAATCTCATCTATTTCCTTGGAGCTTTGTATGCTCCATAAATTGACACATTTGGATATCAG aaataattttttgacaTCTTTACCTGAGGAAATGGAGGCACTGACAAGACTGCAAataataaatctttcttttaatag ATTTAAAGTATTTCCTAATGTCCTGTATCACATGGTAGCACTGGAGACAATCCTGCTCAGTAACAATCAGGTTGGGTCCATAGACCCTCTGCAGCTAAAGAAGATGGACAAGCTTGGAACACTGGACCTTCAGAACAACGACCTCCTCCAGGTGCCACCAGAACTTGGAAACTGTGAAACCCTCAG GACGCTTCTGTTAGAAGGAAATCCATTCCGCACTCCCCGAGCAGCCATTTTGGCAAAGGGAacagctgcagtgctggagtACCTGAGAAGCCGAATTCCTACTTGA